In Treponema vincentii, a single window of DNA contains:
- the htpG gene encoding molecular chaperone HtpG: protein MAKYEFQTEVNQLLHLIIHSLYSNKEIFLRELVSNASDALDKLKYLTVSDAALKNLQFNPRIDITFNEDAATPTLTIRDTGIGMNDEDIKNNLGTIARSGTKAFLEQLAADDKKDSNLIGQFGVGFYSAFMVASKIEVISKKAGETTVWKWISDGKGEYELEQTDDSAFPLIDDVPEGANGTCITLYLNNEDSEFASRWKIEDIIKRYSDHIAFPIYLHYIHKEYDDKGNEKSQAAKSEQINDASALWQKPKSELKDEDYKNFYKSLSHDSTDPLLYVHTKAEGTLEYTTLFYVPAKAPFDMYHADYKPGVKLFVKRVFITEDEKELLPVYLRFVRGIIDSEDLPLNVSREILQQNRILNNIRSASVKKLLSEFKKLSENDKEKYETFIAEYNRPLKEGLYSDYEHRDELLELIRFRTTNEENTWTSLADYVQRMKEGQKAIYYITGGDEKALRQSPHLEAYKAKGLEVLIMPDEIDDIVIPSVGKYKDWELKAANRAGSDEELSTDEEKKEAKQKEKDFKPIVEKIKNALGDAVKEVRLSKRLADSPSCIVVDENDPSLQMERMMRAMGQQLRGEVKPILEINAEHPILQRLKDTDDEALIADTAFVLLDQALLLEGSTLKDTADFVKRLNKLLAR from the coding sequence ATGGCAAAGTATGAGTTTCAAACGGAAGTTAATCAGCTGCTCCACCTGATTATCCATTCTCTGTATTCAAATAAGGAAATATTCCTGCGGGAGCTGGTGTCGAATGCCTCCGATGCGCTCGATAAGCTGAAATATCTGACCGTATCGGATGCCGCATTAAAAAATCTGCAATTCAATCCCCGTATCGATATTACGTTTAACGAAGATGCCGCAACGCCGACGCTGACTATCCGCGACACGGGTATCGGTATGAACGATGAGGATATCAAAAACAACCTCGGTACGATTGCCCGCTCCGGCACCAAGGCATTTTTGGAGCAGCTTGCCGCGGATGATAAAAAAGACTCCAACCTGATCGGTCAATTCGGCGTCGGTTTTTATTCAGCCTTTATGGTTGCATCTAAGATCGAAGTGATTTCGAAAAAAGCAGGTGAAACTACCGTATGGAAGTGGATTTCCGACGGCAAGGGCGAATATGAACTGGAGCAAACCGATGATTCGGCGTTCCCGCTCATCGATGACGTTCCCGAAGGGGCTAACGGTACTTGCATCACCCTGTATCTAAACAATGAAGATTCCGAATTTGCAAGTCGCTGGAAGATTGAAGACATTATCAAACGCTATTCGGATCATATAGCCTTCCCGATTTATCTCCATTATATTCACAAAGAATATGATGATAAGGGCAACGAAAAATCGCAGGCAGCAAAGAGCGAGCAAATCAACGATGCAAGCGCGCTGTGGCAAAAGCCGAAATCGGAGTTGAAGGACGAGGACTACAAGAATTTTTATAAGTCGCTTTCGCACGATTCTACCGATCCGCTCTTATATGTCCACACCAAGGCGGAGGGGACGCTGGAGTACACCACGCTCTTTTATGTTCCGGCAAAGGCTCCATTCGATATGTACCATGCCGACTACAAGCCCGGTGTAAAGCTTTTTGTAAAGCGGGTGTTTATCACGGAGGATGAAAAAGAATTGCTGCCGGTGTATCTACGGTTTGTACGCGGTATTATCGACAGTGAAGACCTGCCGCTCAATGTCAGCCGCGAAATCCTGCAGCAGAACCGTATTTTGAACAACATCCGCTCCGCCTCGGTAAAAAAACTCTTGAGTGAATTTAAAAAGCTCTCTGAAAATGATAAGGAAAAATACGAAACCTTTATCGCCGAATATAACCGGCCGTTAAAAGAAGGTTTGTACAGCGACTATGAACATCGCGACGAGCTTTTGGAACTGATCCGCTTTAGAACAACGAATGAGGAAAACACATGGACGAGTCTTGCCGACTACGTACAGCGGATGAAGGAAGGACAAAAGGCGATTTACTATATCACCGGCGGCGATGAAAAGGCGCTCAGACAGTCTCCGCACTTGGAAGCATACAAGGCGAAGGGCTTGGAAGTGCTGATTATGCCGGATGAAATTGACGATATCGTGATTCCGTCCGTCGGCAAGTATAAGGATTGGGAACTCAAGGCAGCAAACCGCGCCGGCTCCGACGAAGAGCTGAGCACCGACGAAGAAAAGAAAGAAGCAAAGCAGAAGGAAAAGGACTTTAAGCCGATTGTCGAAAAGATTAAAAACGCGCTCGGCGATGCGGTAAAAGAAGTACGCCTTTCCAAACGGCTTGCCGACTCACCTTCGTGTATCGTAGTGGACGAAAACGATCCGAGCTTGCAAATGGAGCGCATGATGCGGGCAATGGGGCAGCAGCTCCGCGGCGAGGTAAAGCCCATTTTGGAAATCAATGCGGAACACCCCATTCTGCAGCGGCTCAAGGATACCGATGACGAAGCGCTCATTGCCGACACTGCATTTGTGCTGTTAGATCAGGCGCTGCTGCTGGAAGGCAGTACACTCAAAGACACCGCCGACTTTGTAAAACGCTTGAACAAGCTGCTTGCACGGTAA
- the rsgA gene encoding ribosome small subunit-dependent GTPase A has translation MQGLVLSGANNFFAVRTPEGNVVRCSIKGKKLKEIRGYYNPLAPGDTVDIEYDTLHPDQGQITALIPRRNGFARWNQKTRSPQLLAANIDLLLCVTTPANPPFRPRFTDRTLVQAAAEDIPTLIIVNKIDLGIPESIRERIRDWQRIGIQVCEVSAKMGEGLESLARLLSGKTCAVTGQSGVGKSSLLNSLDPSLALKTADISFKYDRGIHTTTQGIFLPMTFTAHDGTQLSFNIIDTPGIRHFALWGIKPEEIIFYFPEMEKAAIQCAFGLSCSHIHERGCRILEELSAGHIHPDRYESWRSMHDELELLTADEY, from the coding sequence ATGCAGGGGCTGGTATTAAGCGGCGCAAATAACTTTTTTGCAGTACGCACGCCCGAAGGAAACGTAGTACGCTGTTCTATTAAAGGAAAAAAACTGAAGGAAATTCGAGGGTATTACAACCCCTTAGCGCCCGGCGATACGGTTGATATCGAATACGATACCCTCCATCCCGATCAGGGGCAAATCACCGCACTCATACCGCGGCGCAACGGTTTTGCTCGCTGGAATCAGAAAACACGCAGTCCGCAGCTCTTAGCTGCAAATATCGATTTACTGCTCTGCGTTACCACTCCTGCCAATCCCCCCTTCCGACCGCGCTTTACCGACCGCACGCTGGTACAAGCCGCTGCAGAAGATATCCCTACACTCATCATCGTAAATAAAATCGATTTGGGGATTCCGGAATCGATACGGGAACGTATACGAGATTGGCAGCGTATCGGCATACAGGTATGTGAGGTATCGGCAAAGATGGGAGAAGGCCTTGAATCGCTCGCACGTCTCCTTTCGGGTAAAACCTGTGCCGTTACCGGACAGTCGGGCGTCGGAAAGTCAAGCTTGCTAAACAGTCTTGACCCCAGCCTTGCGCTTAAAACCGCCGATATTTCGTTTAAATATGACCGCGGTATCCATACGACAACACAAGGCATCTTTTTACCGATGACCTTTACCGCTCACGATGGAACCCAGCTGTCGTTCAATATTATCGACACGCCCGGCATCAGACACTTTGCGCTGTGGGGCATTAAACCGGAAGAAATTATTTTTTACTTTCCCGAGATGGAGAAAGCGGCAATACAATGCGCTTTTGGGCTTTCGTGCTCGCACATCCACGAGCGCGGCTGCCGCATATTAGAAGAACTTAGCGCGGGACATATCCATCCCGACCGCTATGAAAGCTGGCGTTCCATGCATGATGAGTTGGAACTGCTTACCGCAGACGAATACTAG